In one Candidatus Lokiarchaeota archaeon genomic region, the following are encoded:
- a CDS encoding NTP transferase domain-containing protein, whose amino-acid sequence MEDICLAILCGGQSNRFRSNKSLAEFHEEPLISHMIGIARKTSNSVFVVVSNNEQKQQIQPLIGNVPTVLDPKGYPSCPLTASLAAFKACQKQFCHLLPIDTPLLKPALVELVLKLHNNHDAVVPRWSSGYIEPLHSLYKTASAIPAAKKLLASRSLKMRNLVNALEDVLFISVEILRQVDPYLDSFKNANTREELRQLEKQ is encoded by the coding sequence ATGGAAGATATTTGTCTTGCAATACTATGTGGAGGACAATCCAATAGATTTCGTAGCAATAAGTCATTAGCGGAATTTCACGAAGAACCACTCATCTCACATATGATTGGAATTGCAAGAAAAACCTCCAATTCAGTATTTGTTGTCGTATCGAATAATGAACAGAAGCAGCAAATCCAGCCACTTATTGGAAATGTTCCGACAGTTCTTGATCCAAAGGGTTACCCTAGCTGCCCACTCACTGCATCTCTAGCTGCCTTCAAAGCCTGTCAGAAACAGTTCTGTCATTTGCTCCCAATTGACACACCGCTGCTCAAACCGGCTCTCGTTGAACTAGTTCTCAAACTTCACAACAATCATGATGCGGTCGTACCACGCTGGTCTTCTGGTTACATCGAGCCGCTCCATTCACTATACAAGACAGCATCAGCGATACCTGCAGCAAAGAAACTGCTTGCCAGTCGGTCTCTCAAAATGAGGAACCTTGTGAACGCACTGGAAGATGTACTTTTCATCTCTGTAGAAATCCTAAGACAAGTAGACCCGTATTTGGACAGCTTCAAGAATGCAAACACAAGAGAAGAACTACGTCAACTGGAAAAACAGTAG
- a CDS encoding 4Fe-4S dicluster domain-containing protein: MPEKRIGVFICHCGSNIAGVVDVEKVVEEVKDLPNVVHAEDYKYVCSKPGQKIITDRIKEEQLDRVVIAACSPRMHERTFRETMRNAGLNPYKLEIANIREHNSWIHADEPEAATEKAIDLVRMAIARDRLLEPLEEPEVEIEKATMVVGAGIAGISAALDLANGGFKVYLIEKEPSIGGNMARIDKTFPTLDCSSCILTPRMAEVEAHPNIELITMAEVEKVDGYVGNFEVTVKQRPRYVDVEKCTSCGDCAEVCPVDVPADFDANLTYRNAIYVPFAQSVPSAYVLDMDSCLGVDVVRCGKCQDECEAEAINYDDKEKLIEFTVGTIVVTTGYNVFDATQKQEYGYLEFPNVVNIMEVERMLSSSGPTQGHVVRPSDLAEPEKIVYIQCVGSRDQQTNQYCSRVCCMTAIKQARMLRDKTGADIYIFYIDLRTFGKGYEEFYEETAEAGVNFIRGRVGEIQQDDETYNLIVRGEDTLLSKPMELEDIDLVVLSTGIVAPESVDKVAKALNLSRSPDGFLLEAHPKLRPVETFGDGIFIAGMAQGPKDIPDTVAQAKGAASGAMALMGRGKITLEPYYSVVDEDKCAGCHMCISVCPYNAIAANERNHAEVNPALCKGCGTCTAACPNGAITSQHYTDGQISAMIDEYLTARD; this comes from the coding sequence ATGCCTGAGAAAAGAATTGGAGTATTCATTTGCCATTGTGGTAGCAACATTGCCGGTGTTGTGGACGTCGAGAAGGTCGTAGAGGAAGTCAAGGATCTACCAAATGTAGTCCACGCTGAAGATTACAAGTATGTTTGCTCTAAGCCGGGGCAAAAAATCATCACGGACCGGATAAAGGAAGAGCAGCTTGACCGGGTTGTCATAGCAGCGTGTTCTCCAAGAATGCACGAACGTACTTTTAGAGAGACCATGAGAAACGCAGGCCTCAATCCTTACAAGCTGGAAATAGCGAATATTCGGGAACATAATAGCTGGATACATGCTGATGAGCCTGAAGCAGCAACAGAGAAAGCTATAGATCTCGTGAGAATGGCTATAGCCAGAGATAGACTCCTTGAACCATTGGAAGAACCCGAGGTCGAAATCGAGAAAGCAACAATGGTTGTTGGAGCCGGCATCGCAGGGATATCAGCCGCCCTAGATTTAGCCAACGGTGGATTCAAGGTCTACTTGATTGAAAAAGAACCCAGCATTGGCGGAAACATGGCAAGAATAGATAAAACCTTTCCAACGCTTGATTGTTCCTCCTGCATTCTCACACCCAGAATGGCCGAGGTAGAAGCACATCCGAACATCGAACTAATCACGATGGCTGAAGTTGAGAAGGTTGATGGTTATGTAGGCAACTTTGAGGTAACTGTGAAGCAAAGGCCAAGATATGTTGATGTTGAGAAATGTACCTCATGTGGAGATTGTGCGGAAGTTTGTCCAGTTGATGTTCCAGCAGATTTTGATGCTAATCTAACATATAGGAATGCGATTTACGTTCCCTTCGCACAATCTGTTCCTTCTGCATACGTTTTAGATATGGATAGCTGTCTGGGAGTAGATGTCGTGCGATGTGGAAAGTGTCAGGACGAATGTGAAGCTGAAGCTATCAACTATGATGACAAAGAGAAACTGATTGAGTTTACGGTGGGAACCATCGTCGTAACAACGGGATACAATGTATTCGATGCGACTCAGAAGCAAGAATACGGCTATCTGGAGTTTCCCAACGTTGTCAACATCATGGAAGTCGAGCGGATGCTAAGCTCCTCAGGCCCTACCCAAGGACATGTTGTCCGGCCATCTGACTTGGCTGAGCCAGAAAAGATTGTGTACATACAGTGCGTCGGGAGTCGGGATCAACAAACAAACCAATACTGCTCTCGAGTTTGCTGTATGACTGCTATCAAACAGGCACGGATGCTTAGAGACAAAACTGGAGCCGACATATACATCTTCTATATCGATTTGCGAACCTTTGGAAAAGGCTATGAAGAATTCTATGAAGAAACTGCTGAAGCAGGAGTAAATTTCATCCGTGGGCGTGTAGGAGAAATTCAGCAAGATGATGAGACGTACAACCTGATAGTTCGGGGTGAAGACACTCTCCTCAGCAAACCAATGGAACTCGAGGATATCGATTTGGTAGTCCTATCAACGGGTATCGTCGCACCCGAATCCGTAGATAAAGTCGCCAAGGCGCTGAACCTGAGTAGATCGCCTGATGGATTCCTTCTGGAAGCACATCCGAAACTACGTCCCGTGGAGACTTTTGGTGACGGGATTTTCATTGCAGGCATGGCGCAGGGACCAAAAGACATTCCAGATACGGTAGCACAGGCAAAGGGAGCTGCTTCTGGAGCAATGGCACTTATGGGGAGGGGCAAGATAACTCTAGAGCCGTACTACTCCGTTGTTGATGAAGATAAATGCGCAGGGTGCCACATGTGCATTTCAGTTTGTCCATACAATGCAATAGCAGCAAATGAAAGAAACCATGCAGAAGTGAATCCTGCACTCTGCAAAGGCTGTGGAACCTGTACAGCGGCATGCCCAAATGGAGCCATAACCTCACAGCACTATACCGATGGGCAAATCTCAGCTATGATAGATGAATACCTTACAGCCCGAGACTAA
- a CDS encoding geranylgeranylglyceryl/heptaprenylglyceryl phosphate synthase — MPGKVWTYISEKLDTEGALHFSLLDPDPLKMTTEKCVELATIAEDAGTDAIMIGGSTIFGLVDPAVKAITESIDIPTILFPGNITGVSEYADAMFFMSLLNSTNPYWIIGAQALGAGKVRLSGIETIPMGYLLIEPGKTAAWVGDAKCFPRDKPKLVLMYALAAQFMGFKLVYLEAGSGAEGGGVPSEVIQTVDQYCELPIITGGGCNDAESAVRLVEAGASIVVQGTYIEENCPEDGGEGLSSIIDALKNAASDRV, encoded by the coding sequence ATGCCCGGCAAGGTATGGACCTATATTTCTGAGAAGCTGGACACTGAAGGCGCCCTTCACTTCTCACTACTCGATCCAGATCCTCTGAAGATGACAACCGAGAAATGCGTTGAATTGGCGACAATTGCTGAGGATGCAGGTACCGACGCGATAATGATTGGTGGCAGTACCATATTTGGATTGGTCGACCCGGCTGTGAAAGCCATAACCGAATCCATAGACATTCCTACAATTCTCTTCCCGGGTAACATTACTGGCGTATCCGAATATGCCGATGCGATGTTTTTCATGAGCCTTCTAAACAGTACAAACCCGTACTGGATTATAGGGGCGCAGGCATTGGGTGCTGGTAAAGTCAGATTGTCTGGTATTGAGACCATTCCTATGGGTTATCTTCTCATCGAACCTGGAAAAACTGCGGCGTGGGTCGGTGATGCCAAATGCTTCCCCCGTGATAAACCGAAACTCGTCCTGATGTATGCATTAGCAGCCCAGTTCATGGGTTTCAAACTGGTATACCTCGAGGCCGGAAGTGGTGCAGAAGGTGGAGGCGTACCATCTGAGGTAATTCAAACTGTTGATCAGTATTGTGAACTGCCAATCATCACTGGTGGTGGTTGCAATGATGCAGAATCAGCAGTAAGACTGGTAGAAGCTGGTGCATCAATTGTCGTCCAAGGCACTTACATCGAAGAAAACTGCCCTGAAGACGGCGGTGAAGGACTAAGTTCAATCATCGATGCCCTCAAAAATGCAGCTTCGGACCGGGTATGA
- a CDS encoding type II methionyl aminopeptidase yields the protein MSEEEKSNANQKEEQEEKEEEDEWAKWKEAGIVARDALDIARDMIEPGAKVLDIVEAVEGHILKHASGVSFPCNVAINNVAAHYTSPLEDETVIEEGDLVTVDCGAHIDGCISDSAFTVALNPDHDDLVQASVDATNTAIKMFRPGAKLNSIGALIEQTIEDAGFKPVKQLTGHQLREYELHAEKQVPCVSGKSEVKVEAGEMYAIETFASTGAGNVTDGPDAYIYQLLPIRVPVRFRGSKQFLAIARRDYGEFPFAKRWLAKEMKHAALEMAIRELEKNNVLIGHNVLSEKEGELVSQHEHTIIVTEDGYIQTT from the coding sequence ATGTCAGAAGAAGAAAAGAGTAATGCAAATCAGAAGGAGGAACAGGAAGAGAAAGAGGAAGAGGACGAGTGGGCTAAGTGGAAAGAAGCTGGGATAGTGGCCAGAGACGCTTTAGACATTGCTCGTGACATGATTGAACCCGGTGCAAAAGTGCTTGATATTGTAGAAGCTGTTGAAGGGCACATTTTGAAGCATGCCAGCGGTGTATCTTTCCCATGTAACGTAGCCATCAACAATGTAGCTGCCCACTACACTTCTCCTCTGGAGGATGAAACCGTCATAGAAGAAGGCGATCTTGTTACGGTCGACTGTGGAGCGCACATCGATGGTTGTATCTCGGATTCTGCTTTCACGGTAGCACTGAATCCCGACCATGATGATTTGGTTCAGGCTTCAGTGGATGCCACCAATACTGCTATCAAGATGTTTCGACCAGGTGCCAAGCTCAATAGCATTGGGGCCCTCATCGAACAGACGATTGAGGATGCAGGTTTCAAGCCTGTGAAGCAGCTGACAGGACATCAGCTGAGAGAATATGAGCTCCATGCTGAGAAGCAGGTCCCGTGTGTTTCAGGGAAATCCGAGGTCAAAGTTGAAGCAGGAGAAATGTATGCAATAGAAACTTTCGCGAGTACGGGAGCTGGCAATGTCACTGATGGTCCTGATGCCTACATCTACCAGCTCTTGCCAATACGTGTCCCTGTACGGTTCCGTGGATCCAAGCAATTCTTGGCAATCGCACGTCGCGACTATGGCGAGTTCCCATTCGCAAAACGCTGGTTGGCCAAAGAAATGAAGCATGCAGCTCTTGAGATGGCAATCAGAGAACTGGAGAAGAATAATGTGCTCATTGGTCACAATGTTCTATCTGAGAAAGAAGGCGAACTTGTTTCTCAGCATGAACATACTATAATCGTGACTGAGGATGGCTACATACAAACCACCTAG
- the yciH gene encoding stress response translation initiation inhibitor YciH: MKVEFLLSEDEGGICPNCGLPRDLCVCETIAQEEAQIKVDVERRKWGRMYTVLSGFDKAVDLDDLSSQLKSKLACGGAAKHGHIELQGDHRGRIEDVLSDLGFPPEMIKIDWSNRPGRR, translated from the coding sequence ATGAAGGTGGAATTTTTACTGAGCGAAGACGAAGGCGGTATATGTCCGAATTGTGGGCTCCCTCGAGACTTGTGCGTTTGCGAAACCATTGCACAAGAAGAGGCACAAATCAAAGTAGATGTCGAGCGACGAAAATGGGGTCGCATGTATACGGTGCTGTCTGGATTTGATAAGGCAGTTGATCTCGACGATCTTTCTTCACAGCTAAAGAGTAAGTTGGCGTGTGGAGGTGCTGCCAAACATGGTCATATTGAATTGCAAGGTGATCATCGAGGTAGGATTGAAGATGTGCTTTCGGATCTGGGGTTCCCGCCCGAGATGATAAAAATAGACTGGAGTAACAGGCCAGGCAGACGCTAG